Below is a window of Mycobacterium dioxanotrophicus DNA.
CCGACCGGTTCAATGGGATACCCAGTGCGCCCAACTGCGGTCAGATTCCGGCCCCGGCCTGACATGTGACGTTTGCCGCGGTCCGGTTGCGAAGTCGCCTCAAACCGTGATGGCCGCACCGCAATCGGGCGAATACAGTTCGCTACGAAGTTGGCCATGCGCACAGCAAAAGGTACGCTGCGCATATAGCCAAGACGTGTTCTAGGTCACATTTCAACAGTGAGTGCGCTGCCACCAAACCTGCCCAGCGCAACCAGCTTGGCGACAAGCAGAGGCGCCCACCACGAGAAAGCGACGTTCCGACATGAGCTACATCGTGCAGACCCTTAGTACCCAGGATCTGGGCGCCAAGGATCGCAGCGACTGGTGGCGAGACCGTGTGTCAGAGATTCACTGTCCGATGTCCTTCGCGCTGGCCGATGACTACTCCGGGCGGATCGAATATCAGCAGTCGGGTCGCTATCGACTGGTCCGTTGGTGGGGTGACGCTGAAGCACTGACTCGAGATTCCACCCAGATCCGGCGATCTCCGCACGGTTCTTACGAGTTGCTCATCCCAGTCCATGGTCATCTGCAGCTTGCACAAGGGGACAGCGACATCGTCGCGGTGCCACACACGATGACGCTCACCTCGCTGGATGCTGCGATGGATATGCGACATGGCGACAACGTCTCGGCGGTAGCCCTTGTCATTCCACGAGATCACCTCGACTCTCGACTGGCGCGGCCGACCAATGATCGTCCGATATCCCTTGATGCGCGGCGCGGGCTCGGCCGGATCGTCGTCGATCAGCTACGCACGATCCGTGGCGAGCGCGATCAACTGGACGGCTTCCAGTTCGACGCAGTGATGGACCGGATCGTCGACCTCATCGCCATCGCCTACAACGATCTCAGCGCACCGCTGGACAATGTTCCCGCCGACGCACTAGTCGATTCCATCCGCCGCTATGTGCGCAGCAACGCACACGATCCGGCGCTGACCGGCGCAGGCATCGCCGCAGGCTTGGGCTGGTCACTGCGCCATATTCAGAACCAACTGCAACGCGTGGGCACCACACCCTCGGACCTGATCCGCGAGGAGCGGCTCGCACTGGCGCGACTTCGCCTTCAGGATCCCGGTTGGCGGGCGCAGAGCATCACCCAGATCGCTTTCTCATCAGGATTCGGCGACCTGAGCACCTTCAGCAACGCCTACCACCGCAGCTTCGGCGAACGACCATCAGACACCCGCACATCTCACTGAAAATCTGCTGCCAACATCCGTTAAATACGTCGCGCACAACAACATACGTGCGCAAGGCTCCAAGCTAGTACGCCGCACCATCTCTTAGCGTCGAAGCATGGAACATGCAACTCATCCTCTCGCCGATAACGACACCCTGTTCTCTGTCAGCGGCCGCATAGCCGTGGTGACCGGAGGATCCCGCGGAATCGGCGCCATGATCGCCCGCGGGCTGGTCACCGATGGTGCCGATGTGATCATCACCAGCCGCAAAGTCGAACAGTGCCGCGCCACTGCCCACCAGATCAATAGCGAGGCAGAGACTCTCGGAGGTTCAGGCCGCTGTAGCTACATCAGCGCCGATCTCTCGACGCCGGCCGGCATCGAACATCTGGTCAACTCGGTCAACGATCGCCACGAGCACATCGACATCCTGATCAACAACGCCGGCACCACGTGGGGAGCACCCCTGGAGGATTACCCAATCGCCGGCTGGAGCAAGGTCCTGAACACCAACCTTGTCTCCCCCTTCAGCATCATCGTCGGACTGCTCCCGTTGCTGCGCAAAGGCGCCAACGCGCAGCGTCCCGCCAGCATCATCAACATCGGCAGCGTCGACGGGCTGGTCGCACCGCGGTGGGAGAACTACTCCTACAGCGCCAGCAAGGCGGGCCTGCATATGCTCACCCGCCATCTAGCCGGCCGCCTGGCACCAGACAGCATCACGGTCAACGCCATCGCCCCCGGGCCGTTCCTCACCGACATGCTCAGCCACGTCGCGGCCGACCCCGCGCAGGAAGGCGAGCTGCTCAACACCGTCCCCCTCGGCCGCTACGGCCAAGCCGACGACATCGTCGGCGCCGTCAGATTCCTCTCCTCAACAGCCGGGGCGTTCGTCACCGCAGCCGTGCTTCCGGTCGACGGCGGATTCAGCGGCGCCACGAACTGAACCCTCATCCCGACAGCACACATCACCAACACCACAGGAGTACCCGCATGCCCGAAGCCGTCATCGTCTCCACTGCGCGAACCCCGATCGGCCGCGCCGTCAAGGGATCCCTCAAAGACCTTCGCGCCGACGACCTCGCCGCACACGCCGTGCTCGCCGCACTGGCCAAAGTCCCCGAACTCGATCCCACCCAGATCGACGACCTCATGCTCGGTGTCGGCCAACCGGCAGGCGAATCCGGAAACAACCTGGGCCGAGCCGTAGCCGTCTTGGCCGGCCTCGATCAACTCCCCGGTGTCACGGTCAATCGCTACTGTTCAAGCAGTTTGCAGACAACTCGTATGGCACTGCACGCCATACGCTCTGGCGAAGGGGACGTATTCATCTCTGCCGGTGTAGAGACTGTCAGTCGATACTTCAACGGCGCCTCGGACAACCCCGAAGGACGGAACCCCCTCTTTGCCGATGCTCAGTCCCGCACCGCCGCCCGAGCAAAGGACAACCTCAGCTGGGCTGATCCCCGAGCCGGGGATCAGCTACCAGATCTCTACATCGCGATGGGGCAGACCGCGGAGAACGTGGCCAACTTAAAGGGAGTCAGCCGCGCCGATCAGGACGCCTTCGCGGTGCGCAGCCAGAACCGCGCCGAAGCGGCCATCCAGTACGGCTTTTGGGGTCGCGACATCACCCCTGTACGTCTACCCGACGGCAGCTATGTAAGCACCGACGATTGCCCACGCACCGATGTCACTCTCGAAGCCGTAGCCGCACTGCCGCCGGTGTTCAGGACAGACGGAACTGTAACCGCGGGCAACAGCTGCCCACTCAACGACGGTGCAGCCGCACTCGTGGTGATGTCAGATTCCAAGGCAACCGAACTCGGTATCACTCCACTTGCACGCATAGTCAGCACAGGCGTCACCGGATTGTCACCAGAAATCATGGGACTCGGGCCTGTTGAAGCGAGCAGACAGGCATTGCGGCGGGCCAACCTCGACATCCACGATATCGACCTCGTCGAGATCAACGAGGCTTTCGCTGCCCAAGTCATCCCTTCCATGCGAGAACTAGGTGTGGACGAAGACAAAGTCAACATCAACGGTGGCGCCATCGCACTCGGCCATCCTTTCGGTATGACGGGCGCCCGGATCACCAGCACGCTGATCAACTCGATGATGTTCCATGACAAGCAATTCGGTCTAGAAACCATGTGCGTCGGGGGCGGCCAAGGCATGGCTATGATTCTCGAACGCCTGTCATAACATGACCCAGAGGTTGGTGACGTCACTCAACTCGGGCATCCAGTGACGTCATTGACCGGAATGCGACTCTCGCACGCACCGCGACCAAACACGATTCGCCCTGCGACCCCACCTAACTCATCAGACGGGTGATGGCGGCCCAGTATGCCTGACGCTCCTCGGCATGCATCGTCGGGCCGAATGCGACGACTACAGTCATTACCTGGCGCATGCCGTGATCTGCTGCATATAGCTGAGCCGCACCACTTGTGCGAAACGAGAGAACTTGCATACGCTCGGTGGTGATCGACTGCGCGCATCCGATCCTCGGACAGTCCGCGGCGCTGCTGTCCACGGGCTGGCCCGGCTGTAACCCGCTGCGCTTCAGTTCCTCAACAACATCACGTGCTATGTGAGAGCTACTATCCGAAGCAGGCCATCGGGTTTCAGTGCGGGGAGCTATATGTGCCGCACAGGCGGAGCCGAGTAGCGCGCATACGGCTCCCAAGCCGACCCGAAGAGCAATGCTCGATGCTCGGGACCGGACCAGACCGATCAAAGGAACTTGGTGAGGATGCGGTTGCCTCATAACGATCCATCCATGCCGGTGCACCCGCTCCCATCAGAGAGATCGCCAAAAGGTCTGCCGGCGTTCCTTGTTCGATTGGTGGTCGAGGCCGCTGGGCCCAAGTGTCGCCACGCAACGGGATGCGGCGTGAGTGAGCGTGTCGATCGACTCTGGTTCACGGGTCAGCGTTGCTTTAGGTAGGATTCGACGAGTTTGACGAGCGCGCCGAGCCGATAGCGGCGAGGCACGACGACAGGAATACTCCAGGGCGAGAATGCGTCTGCAGCCACCGGTCCCACGCACGCGACCACAATGTCGCCGCGTAGCGCATCAACGAAGGCGGATTCGCGACCGGTGAGTGCGGCGGCGCGCATGATCGAGGCGACGGCAGGCGCCGAGGTGAAGGTGAGTGCGTCGAGAGCATGACCGACGACCAGATCGAGAAGTTCATCAAGCCGCGCCGGCGACTCAGGTCCTTCGACACGGTAGATCGAGGCGATAATCACCTCAGCCCCCCGCTCGCGCAGGACCTGAGCTGCGCGATCCTGCGAGAGGCCATGCTCCTGCATGATGATTCGCTTACCAGAGAGGTCTCTGCGGCATAGGTGGGCCAGGACATCTGCGAAGCACTCACTCCGCGGCGACCAGTCAACGCGTACACCCCGCCCGACCAGTGCACCGGCTGACTTCGGTCCCCGAGCCAACACCTCGGCGCCGGCGGCGACTCGGACCAGATCGTGACCCAATCCCCATGAGTCGGCGGATTCGAACCAGGAATTTATGCCGGTACCGGTTGTCGCCAGAAACAGATCCGCAGGCCGGCCCACGACGGCCTGCGTAGTGCGGCGAAGCTCCCGCTCGTCGATCATCGACGGGACAAGTGACAGCGCGGGCGCCCACATGATATCGGCGCCGCGTCGCTGGAACATCTCGATCTGCTCTCGGGCTTTCCGAGCCGCTGTCACTCCGATCAGGCGACCTTCAAGAGACCACCCAGCGGTTGACGAATCATTTTGTCGCAGCGGTGATGCCGTCACTTCCCTGCTGCCCAACGTGCGGCAGGAACTCTCACCGTTAAGCGTCATGTGTTGATGCTGACATCGCTACCAGCTATTTGCCTTTGACGAGGTTCGATCTCGTCATGGCGACAGCGAGGTGAAAGGCGCTGCCCGCGTGGATATTTACGAACGAGCGCTCCAGCGACTGGTCGATGGCGATCAAGAGCGTTGTCCCTTCCTGGGCTTGCGAAGAAACCGGCCACTTCATCATCGTCGGCGCGTTCGGACGTCGCCAGCGGCGATCGTGCCAGGCTGCGTTAGGTTGCTGCCATAGTGTTACAACTGCGTGCCAACGCTTTTCGTATCGGCAAGCAGAGACAGTCGCAATGCCCGGGAGCCGAACCTTCAGTAGAATTGAGCTTCGTCGGTGAACAGCATCAGGCCCAGTTCGGTCCATCACCGAAGATCGGTCGCACTCACTGCTCAGTGACCGCCACTAACAACCGATGACACAAGGAGATTGATGTCTGTAGTGAAGATCAATGCCCTGCATGTTCCGGCAGGCCAGGGCGCTGAATTGGAAGGACGCTTTGCTGCACGGGCGCGCATTATCGACGGCGAACCCGGGTTCGAGGGTTTTACCTTGTTGCGCCCAGTCAAAGGCGAAGATCGGTACTTCGTGATGACGACCTGGGAGAGCCAGGAGTCCTTTGATGCCTGGCGGGCGAAGGCGGTTGACCACGGGCCGGTCGCCGACGGACGCAAACCGGTGGCCACCGGGGCCGACCTGCTCGAGTTCGAAGTCGTCGACCTGTCCTGAAGGCATCAGGACGAAGATCCTCTACGGACTCAGCGTATCGGTGGAAGTTCTTAGGCACTATCGGCTGGCTCCCGCGTTCTTGGTTACAATTCGAGGCGATCGGTTGCGGATCGGCTACTGCATCACGATTTCGGCACCTCCTCGTCCCGCCAGGTATCGGCAAACAGCGCAGGGTTGACGGGACGCGTGATATACAGCGTCGTCAACCTGTCCAAGTCATGGCGAACGAGTTCGGCGCCATGGGCATTCGCAGCAACATCGTCTCTCCGGGGGCCGACCCGCACCGCCCATTGGGACAGGGGCGGCGGGTTCGCTGTCAGTCTGGCTGCCGAGTACGGCCTCGACCGCGAAGCCGCCATCAAACATTTCGCTACCGAGGTGCGCAAGCTCCCGGTCGGGCAGATCGGGGCCCAGAAGATGTCGGCGGCGCAATCGTGTTCCCGGTATCCGATCTCACCAAGCTGATCACCGGCTCACGTTGTCTGACAATGACTCTCATACCCTCGCCGTCGGCGCTCTCGGAGTAATCGGGCGCAACGCCGTCGACCACCTCAACGACCTGGACCGACCCGTGCTCGCCTGAGCCAACGCACCACTGCGCCATGTCACCCTTCGCCCGGCGACCACACCGCCGGGCGACGGCCTGAACCCTCCCTGCGGCACGGGCGATCGGCAGCAATCGCGTGGCCGAGATCCGACCCTGTGATTTCTCGACCCGTTCGGCGACCAGATGAGCCACCGCGTCGTAATTGTGGGCCCGTTCGGTTCGCGGCGCCGGTGGCACGCCGGCCTGGTCGGCTTCGAACTTGTCGATGATCTTCTTGACGGTGCGGTGGGTGGTGCCGCACGCCTCGGCGGCGGCCCTGTACGACCCGAGCTGTTGGTAGGCAGAAATGATGTCCATACGGTCCTTCGCAGACTTCAATGGAACTCCCCGATGGTGGCGGCGATTGGTTGGCGCCTTCACCGTCACCATCGGGGCCCGCAGTTCCTGATCGACACGACGAACACGGGGTGGATACTTTTACCTGGCCAAAACCGGATACCTCTACTTGGCCACCAGTGGGTACTTTTTCATGGCCACGGACACCATCGGGCGACTTCCTCTTTGCCACATCATCCAGTGTCGTCATGACGGCACCATCCCCGTCGAGCATCGCTCAGCGCGTCAGGGCAGAAACACCGTTTAATCCACAGTCCCGGTGGGTCAAGTTCACGAGACCTGCAGAGGGTCAAGTTTTCAGAAACCATTGACAAGTGGTTTCAAGTAATTCGTGTGCAGCGACAGTTCGTGCGATGACGAGCCACTGCACGAAGTCGTCTGGTCGGTGAACCGGCACATGAAGGCCGGCACGGACATCCGAGCGGGCTGGGCCATCTCTGCGACGGCGTTTGGTTCAACCGGAGACGTGCTTGGTGGGTATGTCGGGCTCATGCGCCCGGTGCCCTAACTTACGGATCACCGGTGGGAACGTCAACCCAGATGCGAGCCCGTAGGTCACGCGTGCGTCCGCGCGCAAGAGGCGTGTTGCTCAGGATCCGTCCGGATATGCTGCGGTAGCGCGAATTTCGACAAGCAGTCCGGGGCTGGCGAGCCCGCTGACGCCGATCAGTGACCAAGTCGGGTAAGGCGGCTGGATCAGGCGGGACTTCGCCTTGGTAAAGCCGGACAAGTGCTGGTGGATGTCGACGTGGTAGCTGGTGACATCGACGAGCGCAGACAGATCGAGTCCTTCCAGACGGAGAATCTCACGCAGCTTCCGAATAGCGATCTCGGTCTGTTCCTCAATGCCCTCAGGGATGGTGCTGTCGGGGCGCCGACCGATTGTGCCGGCGATGAATAGGTGTCCGTGTGAGCGCACTGCAGCGGAATAGCCGAAACTCTCGAAGGCGCTCAGGGTCTTGCCGAAGATCTCAGAGTCTTCGGGGACCTCAACAGTGTTGATGGCGCTAAAGAAGACTGCCCAGAGATGCTAAGCGAAATTGCCCAGTTGGCTTGAGTGGCTAAGGTTAGCAGGTTCGTCGTTGCAGGGGAACGATTGTGCCGTCGCCGGGGGTGCTGGGGCGGGCAGCTTCTGGAGTGGTCAGCAAAGCGACGATGGTGATGGGTTCGCCGCAATGCGGGCAGGAACGGGTGGCGGCCGGCTGTGGGGCGGGTGGCCGGGCCTCGGTGACGGTGGCGGCGGTGTCGCTGTGTTTGCGTTGCTCCCAGGCGTGTTTGCGGCAGCGGTCTGAGCAGTAGATCTTGGTCGGTGTGGTGGCGGTGAATTCGGTCCAGCAGGCTTGGCAGGAACGGGTCTCAGCTGACATGGGCGGCGACCGCCTTACGCATCGTTTCGGCGGTGGCTTGGTGGTTGCGCAGCCGGTAGCTGGGTCCGTCGATACCGACCACGGTGGCGCGGTGCAGTAGCCTGTCCAACATGGCGGCTGCGACGGTGGCGTCTCCGAAAGCGGTTGCCCAGTCAGCGATCCCAACATTGGTTGTCAGAATCGTACTCGACTTCAGATACCGTTGGTTGATCACCTGGAACAACGCGGATGCCCCATCGCCGGGCAGCGGAAGGTAGCCAAGTTCGTCAATCACCAACAGTTTCGGTCCGGCGAAGAACCGCATGCAGGTGTGCCAGCGGCCTTCCAGGGCGGCTTTGTGGCAGCGGGCCGCCAGGTCGGCGGCGGTGGTGAAATACACCCGGTGGCCGGCCTCGACCGCGCCGCGGGCCAACGCGACGGCCAGCATGGTCTTGCCGACCCCGGGTGGGCCGACGAACAGCACGTTGGCCGCGTCGTCGAGGAAGCGCAGACTGGCCAGGTCGTTGATCAGTTTGGCGTCGACCCCGGGCTGGGCGGCGAAATCGAAATCGGCCATGGTCCAGGGTTCGGGCAGACAGGCGAACCGCAACCGTGAGGTCAGCCGGCGGGCTTCGGTGGCGTTGACCTCGATCTCCAACAGCCGCTCCAAAGCGGCGGTCAGGGACAGGTTTTCGGCGCGGGCGGCATCGAGGATGCGGGGTAGCGCTTCGGCTGCGTCGCCGAGTTTCAGATAGGACAGATGTGCCCGGAGTTGTTGGTATCGGCGGGCTTCGCTCATCTGTGGGACGGTTTTGCTCAAGGGGTTACTCCTGGTTCTGTTCGGTTGGATGGTGTTGGGGAACAACGGATAGCCGTGCTGCGGTCGCCGCATAGACGGCCAGATCGATCACTACCTTCTGGGCGGGATCGTTCGCCGGGGCACCACGCAGCCGCGCGGCCTCGGCAACGGCGGCCACCGAGGGCGGTCGCCGGGTCTTATGAGTGCAAGGCCTGGCCGTCGAGAACCCCGATAGCACTGCCTGTTCGAGCGCGACGACGTGACCGGCATCGCGCACCACCGCGCCGCTGCCGTCGACCGCGCGGCGGTGCGCGGCAACAACGGCTCCCGATGCCGTGGTCAATTGCACGGTGTCAGAGCCCAGGCGGTGGGTGACGGTCACCGTGGCCCGGCCAGCCCCGGCGGCACCGAGTACTGATTGCCCCGCCAGGACACCAACGCTTGTGGAGTGACGATGCGGTGTTCGGTCAACTCGGCCGGATACGAACCCGTCGGCAGTGACCGTAGTGGTTCGGCATCGGCCAGGGCGCCGACGGTGGTGGCCTGCCCGTCGCGGCGCCGGCGGCGCCCGTCGAGCTTCACGCACAGCCGGTCCAGCGACGCCTGGGCTTGCTCGATCGTGGTGTCGTCGGTGACGGTGCGCCACCAGCGTTGGGCGGCAGCGTGATTGGACTTCTCCACCACACCCTTGCGGTTGCCCCGTCGTGGCGGGCACACATCGACGGCGACAGCGTAGTGTTTGGCCACCCCGGCGAACGCCGCGGTGATCCGGCCCGATTCGGGATGACATACCGTGGCCATCCGGTCGAACCGCCACCGCTGGGTGACCCCACCCAACCGGATGCTGACCGCCTCGATCGCTTCCACGACGTGCGCGAAGTCCTCGGCCGGGGCCAGCGCCCCGCGCCAGCGGCTCGAATGGGCCAACGCCCCGACCAGCAGGTGGGCATGCCGGTCAGCCGCCCACGATGCTGGTGGATCGGGCAGCTCGACCCAGTCCCACTGAGTCTCGACCCGGGCGGATGATCGATGACCGCGACGTCGCGGCCCTTGACCGACTGACACGGCTCGCAATGCGGTCGCAGCCCCAGGTTTCGGATTGCCAGGGTCAGCGACGGATACGAGCCGGTAAAACCTAGCTCGACGAGTTCGTCGAACAGGGTTGAGGCCCACAGGTGCGGATCGTCAGCCAGGCGGATCCGGCAGTACTCGACGAACGGATCGATCACCAGCGGTTCAGAGCGTTGGCGTTGCCCGGGTACTCGTTCCCCAGCCAGATAGGCCCGAACGGTTCGGCGATTGATCCCGAGATGGCGAGCGATCGCCGATATCGACCAACCCTGCTCCCGAAGCGCATGCGCTTCCACATCACCCTCCAGCGACAGCAAACGACGGCCCTCCCATTCATCAGCGGAAACACAACTCCGCTGACGATGAGCAGAACCCCGACAAGCAGTCCGACGACACGCCGAACCACCGCTGCCAACTGGGCACTTTCAATTAGCGAGACTGAGCACTTTCACTTAGCGCCATCAGTGTGGATGGTCATTGCGTTTTCCTTTTGTTGTGACTGATGCGGGCAGGTTGGTCCAGTGAGACGAACGCCCGACGTGTTCTGTCGACGCCTGGCCGAAAGAGTCGCGTTCGCTATGGAATTCACCGTGGATCGTGTAGCGGGGGCGGGCGGTACGGGTTTCGAGGCGCGCGCGACGCTGCGTAATCTCCAGCGAGGTATACGAAGCAATTGCCTCACAGCTGGTCGACACGGGATACGGAAAGCAGTCTGTAGGTGTCGATACCTGTTCCAATACATGTGGCAGCTGCGAAACTCTATGAATAGGTGACAGAGACACCACCTTCCGCGACAGTTTCGAGCGTCGAGTAAGCAGGCAGCGGCGGAATCAACCGGCAAGACGACACCAGACGTCAGGTCTGTCGCATGGCGCTCCAATCGGATCAACTTTTGGATCGCTAGGTTCGACCGTTCAGACTGCAGTCGCTGTGGCGTAGTCACACGAGAAGGCTTGACGGTACGCGGTTGGCGTTGTAGCCAGGCTGCGGCGGAAATGGAGGCGCAGATTGGCAGCCGACCCCAAGCCGGAGTCCTGAGCTACCCGGTCGATCGAATAGTCTGTGGTTTCAAGTAGTTCGCGTGCAGCGGTAACGCGTGCGTTGACCAGCCACTGCAACGGAGTCGTTCCGGTCTCGTCGGTGAAACGACGCATGAAGGTTCGCACTGACATCCTGGCGTGCTGGGCCATCTCTGCGACAGTGATTGGCTCGGCGAGACGGCTCAATACCCAGGACCGAGTGGCACCCAACGACGTATCCCCGACAATCGCAACCGCCGCGGGAACGTACTGCGCCTGCCCCCCATCGCGATGGGGCGGGGCGACCAGTGCACGCGCTACCCGATTCGCGGTCGCGGCACCAAGATCCCGCATCACCATGTACAAGCACATGTCGATCCCGCAGCACATTCCGGCGGAAGTAAGGACATCACCGTTGTCGACATAGAGGACATCCCGATCGATTTGCACCGATGGAAACAGCGCCTCGAATTCCCCAAGATGCTGCCAATGGGTGGTGGCTCGTTTACCGTCGAGGACGCCAGCAGCCGCCAAAGCAAACGCCCCAGTACAAATTGACGCCACCCTGGCACCTCGCGCCACACTCGCTGCTAGAGCGTCGAGAACTGAGGCAGGAACGGGTCGATCCACCGGCTGATACCCCGGGACGATCACGGTATCGGCCTCACCCACTGCATCAAGTCCGTGGCCGACCGCCAAGACCAGGCCCGATGCAGTACTGACGCGATCCGACATCCCACAGAGTTTCAAGTCATACGGGACATCAGAATCAACTGTGAATACATCGACCGGAATCGCAATGTCTAATGCCGTGACACCGTCAAGGGCCACAACTGCAATACGGTGCTGTTTCTCCATCACTTACTGACACTGACCTACCGGCACCCGCATGTACAGTGGCCATTCTGCCTAATATCGCAAGGATCCAGCCATTCTGGAGGCGGACGGCTCCAGACAGCCAGCGCCGCTTCCCAAGTCCCGGCCACCCTCAACGCCGGACCAGCTAATCAGGCGGCCGCCCCATCGATTCGATTCGGGCGCCAGCCGCCTTACGCCGATTCTCACAGGAGATCGCTGATCAAGTTCCTCAAACACACCCCAAGAAGATGCGGAGGAAACGTCACAAGACTGCACGGCCGCCGGTAGCGAAGTGACGGCACCGACTGATTGAGGCCCTCAACATGTCCGGGCCCGGACTCGGGCTAGTGTCCGTCGGGTATGCCGACCTGTTTCATCACGTAGTCGGCCAACAGTTCGTTGGCGTGGGTGGTGAGGTGTTCGGCCGCGGCGAATACGTAGGTGCGGTCGGCGTCGGGAGACTTCCACGCTGCGGCAGCACAGAAGTCCTGTCCGGGTTGCGCGCAGGCGTCCTCGTTGGCCCCGTGAGTGAACCCGTACGTCTTGGCATTCTTCAACAGGTCATCGATGAACGCCCCCGTGTCGAGTATCTGAACTTTCGCGTCCTTGGGCAGCGAATCCACCAGGTGTGTGTTGTACACGTCGGTCAGCTCGCTGACGTAGCGGCGCGACGCGTCGGACTCGAACCACGGAAGAACCTTGAGGTCGGCGAGCTTGAATACGAGCAGGTGCTGGGCGCCCTTGT
It encodes the following:
- a CDS encoding uroporphyrinogen-III synthase — protein: MTLNGESSCRTLGSREVTASPLRQNDSSTAGWSLEGRLIGVTAARKAREQIEMFQRRGADIMWAPALSLVPSMIDERELRRTTQAVVGRPADLFLATTGTGINSWFESADSWGLGHDLVRVAAGAEVLARGPKSAGALVGRGVRVDWSPRSECFADVLAHLCRRDLSGKRIIMQEHGLSQDRAAQVLRERGAEVIIASIYRVEGPESPARLDELLDLVVGHALDALTFTSAPAVASIMRAAALTGRESAFVDALRGDIVVACVGPVAADAFSPWSIPVVVPRRYRLGALVKLVESYLKQR
- a CDS encoding acetyl-CoA C-acetyltransferase encodes the protein MPEAVIVSTARTPIGRAVKGSLKDLRADDLAAHAVLAALAKVPELDPTQIDDLMLGVGQPAGESGNNLGRAVAVLAGLDQLPGVTVNRYCSSSLQTTRMALHAIRSGEGDVFISAGVETVSRYFNGASDNPEGRNPLFADAQSRTAARAKDNLSWADPRAGDQLPDLYIAMGQTAENVANLKGVSRADQDAFAVRSQNRAEAAIQYGFWGRDITPVRLPDGSYVSTDDCPRTDVTLEAVAALPPVFRTDGTVTAGNSCPLNDGAAALVVMSDSKATELGITPLARIVSTGVTGLSPEIMGLGPVEASRQALRRANLDIHDIDLVEINEAFAAQVIPSMRELGVDEDKVNINGGAIALGHPFGMTGARITSTLINSMMFHDKQFGLETMCVGGGQGMAMILERLS
- a CDS encoding AraC family transcriptional regulator, which codes for MSYIVQTLSTQDLGAKDRSDWWRDRVSEIHCPMSFALADDYSGRIEYQQSGRYRLVRWWGDAEALTRDSTQIRRSPHGSYELLIPVHGHLQLAQGDSDIVAVPHTMTLTSLDAAMDMRHGDNVSAVALVIPRDHLDSRLARPTNDRPISLDARRGLGRIVVDQLRTIRGERDQLDGFQFDAVMDRIVDLIAIAYNDLSAPLDNVPADALVDSIRRYVRSNAHDPALTGAGIAAGLGWSLRHIQNQLQRVGTTPSDLIREERLALARLRLQDPGWRAQSITQIAFSSGFGDLSTFSNAYHRSFGERPSDTRTSH
- a CDS encoding SDR family oxidoreductase, whose product is MEHATHPLADNDTLFSVSGRIAVVTGGSRGIGAMIARGLVTDGADVIITSRKVEQCRATAHQINSEAETLGGSGRCSYISADLSTPAGIEHLVNSVNDRHEHIDILINNAGTTWGAPLEDYPIAGWSKVLNTNLVSPFSIIVGLLPLLRKGANAQRPASIINIGSVDGLVAPRWENYSYSASKAGLHMLTRHLAGRLAPDSITVNAIAPGPFLTDMLSHVAADPAQEGELLNTVPLGRYGQADDIVGAVRFLSSTAGAFVTAAVLPVDGGFSGATN
- a CDS encoding GlxA family transcriptional regulator, producing the protein MEKQHRIAVVALDGVTALDIAIPVDVFTVDSDVPYDLKLCGMSDRVSTASGLVLAVGHGLDAVGEADTVIVPGYQPVDRPVPASVLDALAASVARGARVASICTGAFALAAAGVLDGKRATTHWQHLGEFEALFPSVQIDRDVLYVDNGDVLTSAGMCCGIDMCLYMVMRDLGAATANRVARALVAPPHRDGGQAQYVPAAVAIVGDTSLGATRSWVLSRLAEPITVAEMAQHARMSVRTFMRRFTDETGTTPLQWLVNARVTAARELLETTDYSIDRVAQDSGLGSAANLRLHFRRSLATTPTAYRQAFSCDYATATAV
- a CDS encoding antibiotic biosynthesis monooxygenase family protein — encoded protein: MSVVKINALHVPAGQGAELEGRFAARARIIDGEPGFEGFTLLRPVKGEDRYFVMTTWESQESFDAWRAKAVDHGPVADGRKPVATGADLLEFEVVDLS
- the istB gene encoding IS21-like element helper ATPase IstB, which codes for MSEARRYQQLRAHLSYLKLGDAAEALPRILDAARAENLSLTAALERLLEIEVNATEARRLTSRLRFACLPEPWTMADFDFAAQPGVDAKLINDLASLRFLDDAANVLFVGPPGVGKTMLAVALARGAVEAGHRVYFTTAADLAARCHKAALEGRWHTCMRFFAGPKLLVIDELGYLPLPGDGASALFQVINQRYLKSSTILTTNVGIADWATAFGDATVAAAMLDRLLHRATVVGIDGPSYRLRNHQATAETMRKAVAAHVS
- a CDS encoding RidA family protein; the encoded protein is MNTVEVPEDSEIFGKTLSAFESFGYSAAVRSHGHLFIAGTIGRRPDSTIPEGIEEQTEIAIRKLREILRLEGLDLSALVDVTSYHVDIHQHLSGFTKAKSRLIQPPYPTWSLIGVSGLASPGLLVEIRATAAYPDGS
- a CDS encoding helix-turn-helix domain-containing protein, which codes for MVTVKAPTNRRHHRGVPLKSAKDRMDIISAYQQLGSYRAAAEACGTTHRTVKKIIDKFEADQAGVPPAPRTERAHNYDAVAHLVAERVEKSQGRISATRLLPIARAAGRVQAVARRCGRRAKGDMAQWCVGSGEHGSVQVVEVVDGVAPDYSESADGEGMRVIVRQREPVISLVRSDTGNTIAPPTSSGPRSARPGACAPR